The Populus nigra chromosome 4, ddPopNigr1.1, whole genome shotgun sequence genome contains the following window.
atgaaaaaatgatataaaacaaaataaaaaacaatcaaaaaataaatatcaaacctaatacaaaaaaaaaaataacaggacatctttttattttagtaggCCACCACGAGTCATGATAATAGAAGAGATAAATAAatgaggagaaaaaaataaatttagaaaaagaatgaTGTAGTGCTTCTCTCAATGTCGTGAGATtctcatatcaaaataattaaaataaattataaagtcaaattttaaataaatttaatgtgaaggtaatatttttttaaaaaaaaacagttaaagaaacaaaattaaaaaaagggatgAATCTTCTTTTACCATGTAAATCAATTCTtgatattaacaataaaaaaaaaactgaatattTCTTTAAGCTTCAAATACGTTCCATGAAGctctaattatttaaaaataataaaattttattttattttgctaaaacGTGTATTAAACTAACAACATAATATTTCCTTGACACTTTGAAATTCTCATGTGCtggcaagaaaaaaagaattagcaAGACCAATCATAAATCATAGCAGTTTTAAAAGActgaataagaagaagaaaaagattcaGAGaccaattcttaaaaaaattatagaaactgaaaagaaaaacattattcgAATGAACAGTATATCTCCTAACGCACCACAGTATTTCAGTGTAAccttttaggtttttgttaatGATACGGGCCATGCAACCCAATTACTCGATACGTGACACCTGTACAGCGCTTTTTCCTGGCCCCACGGTTTGAAAATTTATTGGGCCCTGCTTGCTGTTTGTGGGATCTCATTATGGATGActaatataatgattattttttaaaaaatatattaaaataaaattattttttatattattatattatagttataaaacaccatttaaaatataattataaaccgTGTCTTCAtagaaaaaacaagttaaatgtCGAATTCTTAATAAACCTTCCATTATTAATGTTGTTTAACAATCTTTAAAGGAACgatcagaaaagaaaacaaaagaagggAGAATGGTAACATGGGAGTTGTAATTTAATTGATCAGGTTAtagatttgttttctagaaattatttgtttgatttccATAAATTTCAGGGtcactggaagcttacatggtcgttaacttcatgaTTTGTGGAATTAGTCGAAGTACGcataagctgacccggacacttatattaataaaaaaacaaaatgaagaatgGTTAAGGAACCCGACACATTCATCACACTATTGTCTCGTAacactcttttaattttagttgatttgaattttatttttgttttctaatctttttttccTCGTTATCTACatatttatttgtgttataattttttatgggatagaatttacccaaaaaaataaaaaaattatgtttgtctGGCCAGGCTTAGTGAGTAACTACTTCAGTCACCCCATGGGTAATGAGTgcaattttctctcttttcttgtgattttttctattattttctttttctctaatatttatatatttatttttttaaatattggtaattttaatgtgtaacacacttaaattttattatctcaAACTCACATACTTTTCTATCATATTTATGCTATGCAAAATAAATGTACAATACCACATAAACATTAAAATGTACAATACCACAATTTCACCAATATAACTAAatgtagtttttatattttaattgaaaatgcattttatttttattttttatattaaattcagTTCATGTAAAATGTTTTCTTAATATAACTACACAtagcaaataaacaaaaacagtttttgattatataaaaacaaaaaaccaaaggaAATGCCTAAATTTATAAGATATATTTAAACCGTAGTATCGACAATTTaagagtattaaaataataataaaaagaaaatctcacTCTCAGTTCTGCTTCGCAGAGAACTGTCGGGGATAACATTACAGGCAAGTCCTTGCAGTTCAAAATACGTTGTCTTTAGAGAAGCGTGCACAGACtatataacaacaataaaatccaattcttTATTTGATAGACTTGTCCTACATAATTCCTCGTACTTAGTTACAgtgggattaaaaaaatatgtagatGTAAAAATGCccaaacaaagttttttttttttacagtgtaACTCAATTTAGTAGATCAAACCTTAAATTTCTTGATTAtactttttatctattttaaatttcaaattaaactttataaaggaTATAatctgattaaattaaaaaattaaaaaactcaaatgactagtaaaaacataattttactttaaaaatacattcaagttgatattttttaaaaaaaatattgaaattgcaACACATTAGATTAACCTGGGTTAACCCGCCCAGCCTGTAACTTAAATTATAAACTccattaagtttaataaaaaataaaatttaaaagtatttatgtTTAGTTACATGATAAAACAAATAGATGCATGCaaaattataatagtatttatgtttaattatgcGCGGTTTGAGCCACGCGTGCCTGCTGCCCAACCGAGTCACTAGCTTGGGCTAGTGACCATGCTGGGCCGGCTAGGTCCACCCCAACTCATACAGGCTGGGCTAGACCCAACCCTAAAAAAAGAATGGGCTGGGTCTGGGCTTTAGGCCCAACCGACCCAAATTGTGTTtgctaagggtgtgtttggcaaaacacaccCTCATGCCTTGACCATAATTTTTATGCTCATTTTAGTTTGATGTTTGGCCAAACGAGctccttttttatattagaaaattccaaaaatattcgAGGGTTTTCGCTAATTTATTTGTGGGTCCCttgcactttattttttttcttcgtgtttgtatttttttagttatgtgCTCAATCTATGGATTATTACtgttaaatgcaaatatgtcgtgcaaggtttttttttcttattttcatttaaaaatggccaataataataaaggataaacaagaaaaatagcatagaaaatttcttcttcaaattcattttttgagaaaatattcACTGACGTGCAGAGTCAGGAGTATCATATTTTTTGGATCTGCGCAATATTTATCAACattagagttggaaatatttatAAGGATTGTTCACTGACGCAAGAGTTAGGAACATAAAAAGAAggatagaaaaggaaaaagataacaaattcttggtaattttaaacaaaaccagcaatgcagcttGCCTTAGATAGAACGCTTAAGTGGTGATAACATCTTTCATTTTGCGTAACTAGTCCCGTATCATAGAATCTCTATTCACCAatttagggttcctagtgaccataatattaggtggcaactccttaaacaaaacattttcccttaaaagaacaagatgccagatatctattatttttcgatattgagagataatttttaatcggTCGTCGTGATGTCTGGGTGTAATAGTACTCattgttcaaaaaaaattttaatcggcTGCCGTGATGTCTGGGTATGACAGTACTCATTGttcaaaaattttctatttttttcattttgacccTCAAACTTATTTATGGACGGTTGCATCTTTTTTAAGCTAAATTAAAGAACAATTGattcaattttattgaaaaaggaCAAGATTGAAAGAAGGGAGGACCAATATGGAAAAGACACTAAAAAGTAGTAATGTGTTCAAAGTTCTTATGAAaagttcaatttaatccttatacttttcaaaatatatccATTTGGTCTCTTAATTTATTGCAATTCAATTTTGCTAtacaaatatctttttttattgtttctcgatctctagagagagagagagagagagagagtagcaCTTTTGACCACTGTAATGATAGTTGTTGTCAATGAGTTCTATAAGATTAGAAAAGTTTGATGATGGTTGCGTTAAAGCCTCaatattgtataaaaaatgtATATAAGTTAAGGAAAACACACATAGCTtggtttgattttgagtttttaaatttttttataggtttgttgggttgatgaatttatttttgaatattctAAGTATGTTGgtgaggtatttttttaattaaaatgacttAAGAATAAGTTTTTAGAGGGAAAACTCATTGCCTTGATGTTTTGGGTGCCACAGTGGTGCCCAAAACCTTGGTTGCCACATAACACATCGTCCATAAAAAAGAGTACAAGCCAGGACATGTATCcatgctattatttatttatttattgttttaacgCATCCAGGGATTAagctttccaatttttttttgcaatattatCCCCCacgagttttatttattaatccgAGTTGACTCAGGTAaatccaatatattattatcttaatattagataaaaatatcattttatatgtagctaattttgaattcataattaaaatctatttttttaagaaacatgtTAGCGATGCCTAagcattttttttggttttctaacAAAATTTTGCCGACCCTAGCGCTAACTAATtccattattatttgattaaatacaaaatttattataaaaacaaaattattaaaaacaaatggatACATGGTCCTATTGCGATATCAAACATTTTAATTCATAACCATCTCTtactttttttaagtttagcctttagtaatcattattatttttttatgttttattaacacatacattcatttaattaaattaaaaatttattaaaagaaacaaacctataaaacataattagatACATGGTTGTATTACaagatcaaatatattataaatctcttaatttttttagcttaatctttatttattcttaacaatttttttatatttatcgagatagataatttttaatttatttaattagataagtATATATTCAACCTTACTTTCCATAAAGGCAACAACAAAATACTGGTTTCTGAAATCTAAAAGAAATGAGTATTTCCCAAGTTTCAACTAAAAtataatcttcttcttgtttttttttttgtttttggaatttcaacATCATTTcgaaaaaccaataaaatgtttgaagattcaaattttaaatatttcccGAAACAAGCCGCAGCACtcgaaacttgtttttttttttttttaataaaaaaagaaagaaattgaaggatgaaaaatcATTAGCTTTGGTGAAATCAATTattactttaaataaataaataaataaacgttAACAAGGACGGTGGTTGCCATCAGATTTCGTGGAAGAAATGGATAGATAAATATTgtttatactaaaaataatgaTGGCACAAGATTCCAAGCGGGCGACCTTATTTCCCATCATAAACCTCCCTTTCACATCATGGAGCCCTTTCTAACATCATCAGCAGAGATCACAATCACACGATGGAAAAATGCAAATCAGACCAGGTCAGGAAGAAGAGTGCAGGGTAAACAAATGAGAACTCATCCACTACACGTAAACTCAACAAAAGAGGAGACTATTCCATAAAACCGAATGAAATCCATTTTCGGTTCCGTCTTTGAAAATAgacgaaaaaaagaaaaaggccaaTCAAACAACTACGAGAGAGAACTGTGCTCCTCCCTCTTAAGCTGAAGCTGCAAATCTACACCGTTCAATCAACCAGTCACCGTGAATGGGCCAGACAACTTCGACGGCTTTAATCACAAGCCGTCGAGACTCAAATCTCAGCAGCCAGCGCTCAAAATCCAAATTCACTGTCCCCATCATTCCGATGCAAGTAGAAGAACAAACCGAATACGTGCTCGTGGAAGCACCTGATTACATCTCAGATCTTCCTGATGAATGCTTAGCTTGTATTTTCCAGTCACTTAGTTCCGGCGACCGGAAACGCTGCTCTTTAGTTAGTCGGAGATGGTTAAGAATCGAAGGACAGAGCCGTCACCGACTCTCTCTCAACGCCCAATCAGATCTCCTTCCTTTCGTAACATCTCTCTTCTCTCGCTTCGACGCTGTAACTAAGCTCGCTCTCAAATGTGACCGTAGATCCGTTAGCATCGGCGACGAGGCGCTAGTTGCGATATCTATTCGTTGCCGTAACCTCACGCGCCTCAAGCTCCGCGCATGTAGAGAACTCACAGACGCAGGCATGGCTGCTTTCGCTAAAAATTGTAAAGCATTGAAGAAGTTTTCGTGTGGATCTTGCGCTTTCGGAGCCAAAGGAATGAACGCGATCCTTGATAATTGCGCGTCGCTCGAGGATTTATCGGTAAAACGGCTTCGAGGAATTACGGATGGCGCGACGGCTGAGCCGATTGGACCGGGTTTAGCTGCGGCTTCACTTAAAACGATTTGCTTAAAGGAACTTTACAATGGACAGTGTTTTGGCCCGCTTATAATCGGGTCAAAGAATTTGAAAACTTTGAAGCTTTTTAGATGCTCTGGCGATTGGGATAAGCTTCTTCAAGTTATTGCGGATCGGGTTACTGGTATGGTTGAGATCCATTTAGAGAGGCTCCAAGTTAGCGATGCTGGCCTTGTAGCCATCTCAAACTGTTTGAATTTAGAGATTTTGCATCTAGTTAAAACCCCGGAGTGTACTGATATCGGACTTGTTTCCATTGCGGAGCGATGTAGGTTACTAAGAAAGCTTCATATTGATGGTTGGAAGGCACATCGGATCGGTGATGATGGGTTAATGGCAGTTGCCAAGTATTGTCTTAATTTGCAAGAGTTGGTGCTGATCGGGGTGAATCCTACACAGATTAGTTTAGAATTGTTAGCTTCAAATTGTCAGAATCTAGAGCGGCTAGCATTGTGTGGGAGTGATACTGTTGGTGACGTGGAGATTTCTTGTATTGCAGCCAAATGTGTGGCATTGAAAAAGCTCTGTATTAAGAGTTGTCCTGTATCGGATCATGGATTGGAAGCGCTTGCAAATGGGTGCCCGAATTTGGTTAAAGTGAAGGTGAAGAAGTGTAGAGCAGTTACTTATGAGTGTGCTGGTTTGTTGAGAATGAAGAGGGGATCTTTGGCGGTCAATTTGGATAGTGGGGAACCCGAGCATCAGGATGCCAGTGCTAGTGATGGTGGGGTGCAGGAAAATGTAGGTGAGTTTCATTCAGTCCCTAATCAAATGCCGCTGCCTAGCATTGCACCGAGCAGTACTGGACGATCAACTTCTTTCAAGTCAAGATTAGGGCTTTGGAGTGGGAAAAGTTTCGCGGCTTGCACATTTAGAGGATGGTCGAGTGGTAATAGCAGTTCTCGAGGATAATGAGACGGTGAACCTGAAATGTGAACTATTGAAAAACTTTTAGTGTCCTTGGTCAGTTTGGATTAGTTTGGATTGTATTACCTGATTCTGCCTTTCATGTAATTAATTTGACTTTGTGTGCTGTTTATTGCCTTTCCTATTGAACattctataaaaaaagttatcgttttcttatttcttggaTTGCTGCTCACTTCGCCTTTGTGTTTTTTGTGCTGTGAGTTGTATAACACGCTTCTAGTTTACATTTGTGATTGTTCCTATTTATATAACTTGTATCTTCTCTGAGAAGATGGTACACATGAGAAGATTCTTAAGGTTTTAGTCCTGGGAAATACATCTCTGCATTATACTAttgtttgttgaaaattaactttttgGTTTGTTAATACGATCCAGGTTGTGCCTAGTTATACGATTTTGTTGTCTACTAGTGTCTCTGTTCACCTAGTTATACATTTACAATTGCTGCATAAGCTGCATCATGCAAGTCCAAGTCTAATTCTTGAAGTGACAGATTtcaatcatttatttaatatatttggcAATGACTCAATGAAAAGCTGATTGCCGTGAGTTACGCCATATTGTCTTGATGCTGGATCAATCACTATGCAGTCTATAAATCTCCAAACACTGTTTTGTCTATCATCAGATTCTCGCGTGCCTTGCTTAATGAATGGGAGATCAGGAATTGAATCTGTAGTAAATGGTAATTTACCCTTGTTTTATGCAATCTCTCAGGAAGTGAGTCTGTCATAAGTGgtaatttacttttgttttatgaaaCTTCTCTCTAAAACACACAGATTGACACCCGAACACTGTATATTTGTTGGAATTTATTTCCCAGATAGTCATTGATCCTTTAGTTTCTCGAAGGCGTTGTAGACTAATTAGTTACTTGTTAGGATTAATTACAAGTGTTACTAGAGTGGTATAACAATTGCGCACACAACCCGCACATTGACATATGTTATAACACTAGactaataatatatttgttGGGATTTATAACCCAATGAGGCCTTGACCCTTCAGCTTCTTGCATGCAGTGTAGTGCGAGGATCTTTATACTTCGAGCATATGGTGCAAGCAGTTCTGGAATGTGGTGCAAGTAATgttactaaaaaatttaatttattttattaaaatttaatataatttatatgttttggattgttttgatgtgttaatattaaaaataattttttaaaaataaaaaatattattaacatatattttaatataaaaatattatttaaaaaacaacacttgagaaccttttaattatttttgttggctCAATCGGCAAAACAGGTACAGCTATTTCAGTACTGTAGAAGTGCTAGGCTTCTTTGGCTGTACGATGGTATTTCACTCAACCAAAAGGTACGGCGTGCTTCAGTTCTTGTGTTTTCACCGAGATGTTTTGCATTTGAAACCATTTTCTTCCATGGTTTGGTGAGTAATTGTAAATGTAAGTGCCGCATAGATTAATCTATTATTGTTTAGAGGTGCGGTAAATTAATCCATTAAATGAAGGAATGTGTTTTGTATTCTCAgattgatttgttatttttgcgAGGCATAGGAATCGAAAGACTCTCTTTCTTGTTTGTGGGGGTGATTAAAGCAATCAGCAAGCGAAACAAAGCTATGCATCCGTAGACTTGCAGACATTGGTCATTGCACACCACAGGATGGAATATCTTTCAAGGGAACTGGTTAGTTCTTACATGGAATTCAAGGTATAGCTTCCTGTATTGATTGATTGGGAGTGACAGCTGACTTCATTTATCTAACTGGAAACGGTCTGCAAAGACATGCCATGCCATGCCattcattgttattattatttttttgaaaaaaattgtgttttctcCCGTGCAGAAAATCAACCATACCTTGTTTGTGGCGAGACTTCCACATTAGAAGCGAAAGTGTTCTCTTTGTAATCGGATGGTACCCAGTTTGGGAGCTGTCGGTGTTAAATGTAAACGGGCGATGTCAGTTTGAAGGCGATTACTTTATTAGGCTCACGCGCGGGCACTTTTAAAGAATCGAGTCTTCAGAGAGACCTCGATTCCCTCTTTGCCTGCCGCCCTTTGGAATGAACGTTACTACCGTCTGATGCGATTCACaatcatggttttaaaaaacGAGCGCAGTACTCATAACGCAATGGAAAAGTTTGCACTTGGTAGACCtcgaggttgaaatgtttgttTAGTGgatgtaatttttctttgaaaatttattaaaataatatattttttattttttttaatttataaaagaatattttgaaaaaaaataaaaaactttttaaaacaaCGGATAGACACAAATACTGCTATGGTGGTGCCGCGGTCGTTGCTAACATAACATTATATTATTCATTCAAACAATAATTGTTGATATGAGTGCAGGATATTTTATATGCCACACAACTATAATGGTTAGCTCCTGGGATATCCTGTTTGATTGAAACCACAATTTAAAACCGTGTTCACTAGcctaatttccttttttttttttgttctcgtGTTGTAGAACCATAATCAGAGTGTAACTTCAATCCTTTTTTCCTAGCGCAGGCATAAAATCCCTCGTCTTTTTAATTTATGGGCGGAATAAGTATGATGAAGGAGCGGAAAAACTAtagaatatagatttttttttaatggttgcaTCTTGGTTGAGCTGGTGAAATAATGAGCTTGAACTTTTGTCTCTAGCCTTGTGTAAAGAGCTTGTACTAAAAGCAGCTCTTGCTTGTATGGCATGAGAGTGACTTGTATGATCTAATGCTGGCCTGGAACTTGGACAGCATATATGTTGCCTGACCTGGCTTTTATGGTCAAGGATGAACTTGGGTTTCTTACATGGTGAGTGGGTCTTTACCATTGGTTGCACAGCTGGGAATCCATTAGAGAAGACAAAGAAGTGCTTGTCAATGTTATTTGGTGCTTTTCGTTTAAGAAAAGTCATTGGCTAGCTATAGTGACCGTTGGTTGTGTCATGTCGTGTTTAGTGAAAATTCCTGTCATGGTTAGTGTCATTAgtgtaaacataaaaagttgcgtgcgtttttaaaaaaattatacataaaaattaagtttacgTGTTAGACTCTTGAAAACTCGAAAAAAATAGATGACTAACTGGATGTTGGGTGTCGTCTAGTATCAGTGTCAGGATGACATTCTAGCCGTTTGGGCTAGCTCTGGATGTTGGGTGTCGTCTAGTATCAGTGTCAggatgacatatatatatatatatatatattatcaccaCAGTCATTGGCTAGCTATATAAGCTAGCACCATTGCATAAATCATGAAGTTGTATTTTGTCTATTTTAATCATGATTGTATAGGGCTCTAGTCCTTTATTTTAATTCTGGCCCACCCAAGGCATCGATTTAGAGTGTTTTCggtgtaaattgtttttttaacaaattttaaattttttttatttaaaataattttttatgtttttaaatccttttgatatgttgatattaaaaataattttttaaaaataaataaattttattttaatatatttttaaataaaaattactttaaatcaCCATCGTTATCGCAAGTATAACCAAACTAATAATAAGAGCCTGTTTGGTTATGCAGCTGTGGTTGCGcctgtattttaattaaaacgtaGTTTGCAATCATTTCGTTAAAGGAAAAAGTTATATATTGTTCATGGATCCCACTGGTTTTTTGCGTTGGAAACACAATTAAAGAAAAGCAAGGATTCCTTGCTTTttttgcactgttcacttgcactgtgtgaacccttttttttagtgtgttaatttttttaatatttttttttaaaaaaactagtttagagtgaattttatacctgataatattttatctaattttattacacactaaaaaatttatataaactgtagttcttgtcggatgtatttcatacgtaatgaaattgtagatggtttcatgaaataataaaaaatattgtatataaaatatgatttatttcatgatataataacaatagctaaatccacaatatttaaattaaaaatcatcaatattaatatatatattttaaaattattttgtaacctcaattttaaaagtatttttaaccaaacacattaaactatttttttttcaacttcaatttcaaccacagttttaactaaatatctattttttcaaaccaaccttgactaaaaatattttttataaaataactttttaaaaataacaattataacagCTATCataataataccaaacacattctaaataaaaaagagagctcATCTGAGCTGTCTCCTCTTAGTTtactttcttctccttcttggTTTAGGCTTTTGGTAAAGTGTTATTTGACTGAGGGTGGGTATTATGCTACTGTGTTGTGGTCCatgtgtatcaaaataataaacataaaataaaatagggtTAATAATCGACCTCCAATagttttttcattctttagctTTTCGTGTTCTTTTAGAAATTGTACTTTATATTATAAAGTTTATTACatactgttaaaaaaattaatatcaagttatttataagattattattatattttatttaatgactaaaaaattcttataattattattataactttgtcattaaactaaaaaaaccctaGCTGCGGCctccctttttgttttttttcttattctatttttatttcttttcctttcaattgCACAAAAAGCCTGGGTGGTTGGTTAATAAACAACAACATATTCAATCCCAAATCCACCAAGAAATTCAAGCAACACATCACACCCCCTCAACAACCTAATTCAACCAAGCAGTCTCTCTTCATCTTTCACCCTTTCTCACCAGCTCCACCATAAAATCACACATTTTCTAATCTAAATTATAACTCCAAATCAATTAGATTGCTGTTGCACATTGACTTGAACAACCCtgacaaatcaatttttaattagagattgatttttatatttcttacaTACAAGAAAGAGATTGATTGGGGtttattttctgattttgaAATCTAGTGGGGCTATTTCCTCTCTATTCCTGGGCTTATTTTCCAAAGTAGAAGTAGGTGGCAGTAGGAGTTGAAGCACGGGATGTAGGTTCAGGTTGTTATGATGATTGATTGATCTTTTGTTGCTCAGAAAGGGAGGGTTCTGTAGATTAGTAAAAAATGTTCAAGCCAGGAACATAGGATTTCAAAAATCAACACCAGGGCCTCCTAGCACAGGGGTCAATCCTTGTGATATGTCATTAATCTATTCTTGCGCGCTCAGTATATTTTCACCATACTAGTGGGAATTTCACTCTCggtatccaataaaaaatagcaagatTAATAGCGTCAAGTGTTTCTCTATCAGATTTTGTCAGAACATCTGTTAATATGTacattaaattagttttcaTGTGTCCatcaagcatatatatatatatatatatgtgtgtgtgtgtgtggatatTTCACTTTATTCCTCATCAAATAagatatttagttttatttttcacatttaagtgtatatatctttatttttttttatttgagtcacgtgttttaaaacataaagaaatttTGCTTAGCATCTTTATATATACCACATCCAATCAaattatgtaaaattaaaaaacaaaacaataataaaaaatattcaaattttaaaaatcaaaataaaaaacaaacttgttgaaataactttgttttgatCATAATTGACTaggtaaaaacaataacaaaaaaaaaaaaattaaaagcagcaaaatagaataaaaaaatgtagATTTTGATGAAATTTGGCGTGGATGCACAAGCGCACACACTAATCAATAAAAgagtttttatgtaattttttttattttaaattattaaatttgtataattaaagatttatttcGTTTATGAGAAAGTGAATCAATTTGAGTTTTCACCTTTtgctctcattttcttttaacttcaattaattattatttgttgttttgttattttaattttatttaagttgatgCAAGATAggcattttctaatttttaaaattaaaagcactcaattgatattttcttaaagGGAAAACattca
Protein-coding sequences here:
- the LOC133692323 gene encoding F-box protein At1g47056-like, with protein sequence MGQTTSTALITSRRDSNLSSQRSKSKFTVPIIPMQVEEQTEYVLVEAPDYISDLPDECLACIFQSLSSGDRKRCSLVSRRWLRIEGQSRHRLSLNAQSDLLPFVTSLFSRFDAVTKLALKCDRRSVSIGDEALVAISIRCRNLTRLKLRACRELTDAGMAAFAKNCKALKKFSCGSCAFGAKGMNAILDNCASLEDLSVKRLRGITDGATAEPIGPGLAAASLKTICLKELYNGQCFGPLIIGSKNLKTLKLFRCSGDWDKLLQVIADRVTGMVEIHLERLQVSDAGLVAISNCLNLEILHLVKTPECTDIGLVSIAERCRLLRKLHIDGWKAHRIGDDGLMAVAKYCLNLQELVLIGVNPTQISLELLASNCQNLERLALCGSDTVGDVEISCIAAKCVALKKLCIKSCPVSDHGLEALANGCPNLVKVKVKKCRAVTYECAGLLRMKRGSLAVNLDSGEPEHQDASASDGGVQENVGEFHSVPNQMPLPSIAPSSTGRSTSFKSRLGLWSGKSFAACTFRGWSSGNSSSRG